From Ailuropoda melanoleuca isolate Jingjing chromosome 8, ASM200744v2, whole genome shotgun sequence, a single genomic window includes:
- the LOC100463562 gene encoding zinc finger BED domain-containing protein 6 isoform X1, with product MSVCTLSVPVSSLSPGRRCSTYSGAGILGCVPINSNTDEEDVVEGKMVAEGMDKEAKLPAKKKRKKGLRIKGKRRRKKLILAKKFSKDLGSGRPVPDTPALLASSAHEQDEESLFESNIEKQIYLPSTRAKTSIVWHFFHVDPQYTWRAICNLCEKSVSRGKPGSHLGTSTLQRHLQARHSPHWTRANKYGVTSGEEDFTLDVPLSPSSAGSNGSFEYMSTDPLDENRMGKKRDKSVSDALRAERGRFLIKSNIVKHALIPGTRAKTSAVWNFFYTDPQHISRAVCNICKRSVSRGRPGSHLGTSTLQRHLQATHPIHWAVANKDSGAVGNGLDEAETERNDLLSDPLRGEKSTGSHDLTAEDLSDSDSDEPPVLEVENSRRSESPVPVAEQDTLTLAQERETTCSENSVSSQISQAIIQMIVEDMHPYNYFSTPAFQRFMQIVAPDYRLPSETYFFTKAVPQLYDWVREKIFLTLENVQSQKIHLTVDIWTHDPSTDYFIVTVHWVSLETAPSSSNGKIPNFRKWAVLCVTGLAKDCLITNILQELHDQIGLWLSPNFLIPSFIVSDNSSNVVHAIKDGGFTHVPCFLHCLNIVIQDFFCEHKSIENMLVAARKTCHHFSHSVKARQILQEFQNDHQLPWKNLKQDETGHWISTFYMLKWLLEHCYSVHHSLGRASGVVLTSLQWTLMTYVCDILKPFEEATQKVSVKTTGLNQVLPLIHHLLLSLQKLREDFQIRGITQALNLVDSLSLKLETDTLLSAMLKSKPCILAALLDPCFKNSLEDFFPQGADLETYKQILAEEVCNYMESSEVCHIATSDASGPSAIIGADSFTSSVREGTSSSGSFDSSAVDNVAIGSKSFMFPSAIAVVDEYFKEKYSEISGGGDPLIYWQRKVSIWPALTQVAIQYLSCPMCSWQSECIFTANSQFHPKQIMSLDFDNIEQLMFLKMNLKNVNYDYSTLVLSWDPGNEVIQSNEKEILP from the coding sequence atgagtGTATGTACCTTAAGTGTACCAGTTTCCTCACTGTCTCCTGGCAGACGATGCAGCACTTATAGTGGTGCTGGGATTCTGGGATGTGTTCCTATTAATTCCAATacagatgaagaagatgtggtagaggGAAAGATGGTGGCagaaggaatggataaagaggcAAAATTGCctgctaaaaagaaaagaaagaagggtttACGGATTAAGGGGAAAAGGCGAAGAAAAAAACTGATCCTTGCGAAAAAGTTTAGTAAGGATTTGGGATCTGGGAGGCCTGTTCCAGATACCCCTGCTTTATTAGCTTCCAGTGCCCATGAGCAGGATGAAGAAAGTCTTTTTGAGAGTAATATAGAAAAACAGATCTATCTACCTAGTACCAGAGCCAAGACCTCCATTGTATGGCACTTCTTTCATGTTGACCCCCAGTATACCTGGCGGGCTATTTGTAACCTCTGTGAAAAAAGTGTTAGCAGGGGTAAACCAGGCAGCCATCTGGGGACATCTACTCTGCAACGACATCTGCAGGCAAGGCATTCACCTCACTGGACCAGGGCCAACAAATATGGAGTCACTAGTGGGGAGGAGGATTTTACTTTGGATGTGCCTTTATCTCCCTCTTCTGCTGGAAGCAATGGAAGCTTTGAATATATGTCTACTGATCCATTAGATGAAAATAGAATGGGTAAGAAACGGGATAAATCAGTATCTGATGCCCTgagggcagaaagagggagattTCTCATCAAAAGTAACATTGTCAAGCATGCCTTAATTCCTGGAACAAGAGCCAAGACATCTGcagtttggaattttttttatactGATCCTCAGCACATCTCAAGAGCTGtgtgtaatatatgtaaaagaaGCGTGAGCCGGGGTAGGCCAGGTTCTCACTTAGGAACCTCAACACTTCAACGACATCTGCAGGCCACACATCCCATCCATTGGGCTGTTGCCAACAAAGACAGTGGTGCGGTTGGAAATGGATTAGATGAGGCTGAGACTGAGAGAAATGATCTCTTAAGCGATCCTCTGCGTGGAGAGAAGTCTACAGGCAGCCATGATTTAACAGCTGAGGACCTTAGTGACTCTGATTCCGATGAACCTCCTGTGTTAGAGGTTGAAAACAGTAGAAGGTCTGAGAGTCCCGTTCCTGTTGCAGAGCAAGACACTCTAACACTTGCACAGGAGAGAGAAACAACATGTTCTGAAAATTCAGTCTCAAGTCAAATAAGTCAGGCAATTATTCAGATGATCGTGGAGGATATGCATCCTTACAACTACTTCTCAACTCCAGCCTTTCAGAGGTTCATGCAGATTGTGGCCCCTGACTATAGGTTACCATCTGAGACTTACTTTTTCACGAAGGCTGTACCTCAGTTATACGATTGGGTCagagaaaaaattttcttaaCTTTGGAGAATGTTCAAAGCCAAAAGATCCACCTGACTGTGGACATATGGACGCATGACCCATCCACTGACTATTTCATTGTGACTGTACACTGGGTCTCTTTGGAAACTGCACCTTCTTCCAGTAATGGCAAGATCCCCAATTTCAGAAAGTGGGCAGTACTTTGTGTAACAGGGTTGGCCAAAGACTGCTTGATAACCAACATTTTACAAGAATTACATGACCAGATTGGTCTGTGGCTTTCTCCTAATTTCCTCATTCCTAGCTTCATTGTTTCTGATAATTCCTCTAACGTGGTACATGCAATCAAAGATGGAGGTTTTACCCATGTGCCCTGCTTTCTGCATTGTTTAAATATAGTCATTCAGGACTTTTTTTGTGAGCACAAAAGTATTGAGAATATGTTAGTAGCTGCTAGGAAAACCTGTCATCATTTTAGTCATTCAGTCAAGGCTCGTCAAATTCTGCAGGAGTTCCAAAATGATCACCAACTTCCATGGAAGAATTTGAAGCAGGATGAAACTGGCCATTGGATTTCTAccttttatatgttaaaatggcTCCTGGAGCATTGCTACTCAGTTCACCATAGTCTTGGTAGAGCTAGTGGAGTTGTGCTCACCTCCCTTCAGTGGACTCTAATGACTTATGTTTGTGATATTCTTAAACCATTTGAGGAGGCCACCCAGAAAGTGAGTGTCAAGACCACAGGATTGAATCAGGTGCTTCCCCTAATCCATCATCTGCTCCTTTCTCTGCAGAAACTCAGAGAAGATTTTCAAATAAGAGGTATTACTCAGGCACTCAATCTGGTGGACAGTTTATCTCTGAAACTTGAAACTGATACCCTACTGAGTGCCATGCTTAAATCCAAGCCCTGTATCTTGGCTGCTTTGTTAGATCCGTGCtttaaaaacagtttggaagACTTTTTCCCTCAAGGTGCTGATTTAGAAACTTATAAGCAGATCCTTGCAGAAGAAGTTTGCAATTATATGGAATCTTCAGAGGTCTGCCATATTGCAACTTCAGATGCTTCTGGTCCCTCAGCCATCATAGGAGCTGATTCGTTTACCTCATCTGTCAGGGAAGGCACCTCCAGTTCAGGGTCTTTTGATAGCTCAGCTGTAGATAATGTTGCCATTGGAAGCAAAAGCTTCATGTTTCCTTCTGCCATAGCAGTAGTGGATGAGTACTTCAAAGAGAAGTATTCAGAGATCTCAGGAGGTGGTGACCCTTTGATTTACTGGCAGAGGAAGGTGAGCATATGGCCAGCTTTGACCCAAGTTGCCATTCAGTATCTAAGCTGCCCCATGTGTAGTTggcagtctgaatgtatcttcaCTGCAAATAGCCAGTTTCATCCAAAACAGATCATGAGCCTGGACTTTGACAATATAGAACAGCtgatgtttttgaaaatgaacttgaaaaatgTTAACTATGATTATTCTACATTGGTTCTGAGCTGGGATCCTGGGAATGAAGTTATtcaaagcaatgaaaaagaaatattaccttaa